The window CGTCTCGATCGCCCGCGCCCTTGTCGTCAAGCCGGAGGTTCTGCTGCTCGACGAGCCCTTCGGCGCGCTCGACGACATGACCCGTCAGCGCCTGAACCTCGAGCTGCTGCGCATCTGGACCGAGAAGCCCGCGACGACCCTGATGGTCACCCACGGCATCTCCGAGGCCGTGTTCCTCTCCGACCAGGTCGCCGTGATGAGCGCGCGGCCCGGCCGGATCGTCGAGGTGTTCGACGTGGACCTGCCGCGCCCCCGCACCCCCGAGATGATGCGCACCCCGGAGTTCCACGCCCTGTGCGACCACGCCTCGGAGGTGCTGTTCGGCGCCCCGGCCGACGCCGCCGCGCTGCCCGAGAGCGCGTGAGCCCGCCGACGCGGGAGAAGGAGGACCATGCCATGACCGCTGCCACCCCCACCACCGCCGTCGCGGACGAGATCCCCGCCGTCCCCTCCCTGCCCGCCCGTCGGCCGCTGCCCCGCTGGGCGATTGGCGTGCTCGGCACCCTCGCCGTGATCGCCGGGTGGTGGATCCTCGCCGGCACGGTGCTCTCCGGGGCCGGGGCGGCCGAGGGCGGTGCGATCCCCACCCCCGGCGCGATCCTCGCCCAGCTCGCGGCCGACGGGTGGACCTACTACTCCCGCAACGCCTCGGTCACCCTCGCGGAGGCGGGCCTCGGCTACCTCCTCGGCAACGCCCTCGCGCTGCTGCTCGCCGCGGTGGTGATGCTGGTGCCCGCGCTCGAGCGGATCATCACCCAGCTGGGCGTCATCAGCTACTGCCTGCCGCTGGTCGCGATCGGTCCGATCATCTTCATCGTCCTCGGTCCGCCCGCCTCCGGCGCCCCCTCCGGGACCGCCGTCGTCCTCGCCGCCCTGTCGGTCTTCTTCACGACCCTGGTCGGCTCCATCCTGGGCCTCAGGAGCGCCGACAAGGCGGCGCTGGACGTCATCACCGTCTACGGCGGCACCCGCCTCACCCAGCTGCGCAAGGTCCAGATCATCTCCGCCCTGCCCAGCGTCCTGAACTCCCTGAAGATCGCCGCGCCCGGCGCGCTGCTCGGCGCGGTGCTCGGCGAGTACGTCGGCGGCGTCGACCGGGGCCTGGGCCCTGCGATGGTCAACGCCCAGCAGTCCCTCGAGATCGAGCGCGTGTGGGGCGTGGCCATCGTGTGCGGCCTGCTCGCCGGCGTCGCCTTCGCGATCCTCGCGCTCGTCGCCCGTTTCGCCACCCCCTGGTCCACCGGCACCGAAGGAGGCAGGTCCTGATGACCCACGCCCTGAAGTCCCTCTCCCGCTCCACCCTCGGCGTGGCGATCTCCCTCGCCGTGGTCCTCGCCATCTGGGCCGGCGGCCTGCGGATCCTGGACGTCTCCAGCTTCATCGGCAAGGGCCCGCTGGACGTGTTCGGCCACCTCGCGCTGGACGAGGACGCCGCCGCCCACCGCGCCGCCGTGCTCGGCAACCTCGGCATCACCCTCGCCGACGCGGCGATCGGCTTCGTGGCGGGGCTGGCGCTGGCGATGATCGTCGCGGCCGGGTTCACCCTGGTCCGCGGGGTGGAGGACGCCCTGCTGCCGCTGGCCATGCTGCTGCGCTCCGTGCCGCTGGTCGCGATGGCGCCGATCCTCATACTGATCTTCGGCCGCGGCACCGCGACCGTCGCCGCCATGGGCGGGATCGTCGTGCTGTTCCCCGCGCTGGTGACGATCGTGCTCGGCCTGCGCTCCGCCTCCCCGGCCATGATCGACGTGATCTCAGTGTTCGGCGGCAGCCGGTTCACCGCTTTCCGTGCCGTGGCCGTGCCCGCTTCGCTGCCCGCCCTGTTCACCGCGCTGCGCATCTCCATCCCGGGAGCGCTGACCGGGGCGCTGCTGGCGGAGTGGCTCGCCACCGGTCAGGGCATCGGCTACCAGATCGTCTCGGACGTCTCCCGCGCCCGCTACGAGAGCGTGTGGGCGTCGGTCGTGGTCGTCACCGCCGCGTCCCTGCTCCTCTACGGCATCGTCTCCGTGCTCGAGCGGCTCGTGCTGCGCCGCATGGGCCAGACGGTCTGAGCCCGTGGACCTCTCGACCGTCGAGGAGGTGCTCGCCACCGCCGACCCCGACGACTTCCGGGCTGGGGATGCCTGGCTCGGCGGCGGCACGGTCCTGTTCTCGTACGGCAGCGACCGCCTGCGCCGCCTGCTCGA is drawn from Brachybacterium muris and contains these coding sequences:
- a CDS encoding ABC transporter permease, encoding MTAATPTTAVADEIPAVPSLPARRPLPRWAIGVLGTLAVIAGWWILAGTVLSGAGAAEGGAIPTPGAILAQLAADGWTYYSRNASVTLAEAGLGYLLGNALALLLAAVVMLVPALERIITQLGVISYCLPLVAIGPIIFIVLGPPASGAPSGTAVVLAALSVFFTTLVGSILGLRSADKAALDVITVYGGTRLTQLRKVQIISALPSVLNSLKIAAPGALLGAVLGEYVGGVDRGLGPAMVNAQQSLEIERVWGVAIVCGLLAGVAFAILALVARFATPWSTGTEGGRS
- a CDS encoding ABC transporter permease, whose translation is MTHALKSLSRSTLGVAISLAVVLAIWAGGLRILDVSSFIGKGPLDVFGHLALDEDAAAHRAAVLGNLGITLADAAIGFVAGLALAMIVAAGFTLVRGVEDALLPLAMLLRSVPLVAMAPILILIFGRGTATVAAMGGIVVLFPALVTIVLGLRSASPAMIDVISVFGGSRFTAFRAVAVPASLPALFTALRISIPGALTGALLAEWLATGQGIGYQIVSDVSRARYESVWASVVVVTAASLLLYGIVSVLERLVLRRMGQTV